CAGCAGCCTGATGGAGATAATTTCGAAATATCTCATTTACAGTAACAGCTATGTATTGAACTTCATCAAGTTTGGCGGGAAGCGTACTACGGCCCTCTATTTTGAACCGGCGTTTTTCGCTCTGGCGTTAATCTCAATTTGGCTCAGCATCAAACAGTTTGGTATCAAAACGCCTAAGACCGATGCTATGATTCTTGCAGGAATTGTTCTGTCTGGATCGTTCTCAGGGGTAATGACATTTATCCTGTTTTACCTGCTGGAGTGGGCGTTCCAGTACCTGAACAAAGATGCGATTAAGAAAAAACTGCCGCTGGCGATTATCTCCCTGACGGTATTTATGGTAGGCGTGATATTTGCCTTCCCGTACATCTCAGAACGTCTGGGAGATTTGGGAACGGAAGGGTCTTCATCCTATTATCGCATCATTGGGCCACTGGTGATGGTGGGTTATTCCTTAACCCATATTGATGGGGTAGTAAGATTCGGCTCACTTTACGAATATGTTGCATCATTCGGAATCTTTAACGGTGCAGATGTCGGTAAAACCATAGACAATGGTCTGTATCTGTTAATTATTTATTTTTCGTGGTTTGCCGTACTGTTGACCCTGTGGTATCTGTTTAAAGTTTTCAAAATGATGATTAACGCGTTTGGTGATAACCAGAACTTTCGCGTTCAGCTTTATCTGTTTACTCCGGTGTCGCTGTTTTTTACCGGGTCAATATTTAGCCCGGAATATGCTTTCTTGATTGTCTGTCCGTTTATTCTGCGCAAGGCGCTTAATATTACGAACGTATGACGAAATGAGGTGATTTATGTTTCTTAGCGTCATTACTGTCGCTTTTCGTAATTACGAAGGGGTGGTAAAAACCTGGCGCTCGCTGCGCAACCTGGCGCGCGATCCAAGCCTCACCTTTGAGTGGATTGTGGTCGACGGCGGCTCGAACGATGGCACGGCGGAGTTTCTGGAAAAACTCAACGGTGAGTTCAACTTACGCTACATCAGCGAGAAAGATAAAGGCATCTACGATGCGATGAATAAAGGCATCAACATGGCGCAAGGCCGTTATGCCATCTTCCTGAACTCGGGCGATATTTTCCATGAAGACGTGGCGCTGTTTGCCCGTCAGCTGGCTCGCCAGAAAGAGGACGCCATGTATATTGGCGATGCGCTGCTCGATTTTGGCGACGGACATAAAGTGTGCCGCAGCGCGAAGCCAGGCTGGTATATCTATCACAGCCTGCCGGCCAGCCATCAGGCCATTTTCTTCCCGGTAAAAGGTCTGAAAAAACAGCCTTACGATTTGCAGTATAAAGTGTCTTCCGATTATGCGCTGGCAGCCAGCCTGTATAAATCAGGTTACCCGTTCCGTCGAATTAAAGGGCTGGTGTCTGAATTCTCCATGGGCGGCGTGTCAACGTCTAATAATCTGGAATTGTGCCAGGATGCCAAAAACGTGCAGCGTAAAATATTACGCGTGCCGGGGTTCTGGGCGGAATTGTCCTATTTATTACGCCTGCGTACCACAGGCAAAACGAAAACCTTATATAACAAAGCCTGAATATAAGGAAACGCAATGCAGGATTTAAAAGGTTTCTCCGTGCCGAAAGGTTTTCGGGGCGGGAACGGTATTAAGGTACAGCTGTGGTGGGCCGTTCAGGCAACGTTATTTGCCTGGTCGCCGCAAATAATGTACCGCTGGCGAGCTTTTTTATTGCGCCTGTTTGGCGCAAAAATCGGAAAAAACGTAGTCATCCGACCTTCTGTGAAAATTACCTATCCGTGGAAATTAACGCTTGGGGATTACGCATGGGTTGGGGATGACGCGGTGTTATATACCCTGGGCGAAATTACGATTGGCGCAAATTCGGTGGTTTCACAGAAATGTTATTTGTGCACCGGCAGCCACGATTTTATGAGTCAGCATTTTGATATTACCGCTTCGCCTGTTGTGATTGGCGAAAAATGCTGGCTGGCAACGGATGTTTTTGTTGCACCGGGTGTTTCTGTTGGCGATGGCACGGTAGTCGGTGCCCGCAGCAGCGTTTTTAAATCGCTACCGGCAAATAAAATTTGCCGTGGCAACCCCGCAGTGGTGATACGCGAACGCGTTGAAACGAAGAGCCTTGTTAAGTAGGCGTAATCGTTGCAGGCAGTTTGAACGCGGACTGCGCGGAGAAACCGGAACGTACTTAGGTACGTGAGGATTTCGAGCACAGCCCACGTTCAAAATGACAAAAAAGATAGCCTACTTAACGGCTCTGATTAAATTCATAAGTAGAGGAATAAAACATGTCTAAAGTCGCTCTCATCACCGGCGTTACCGGGCAGGATGGTTCTTACCTGGCAGAGTTCCTGCTGGAAAAAGGGTATGAAGTACACGGTATTAAACGTCGTGCGTCTTCTTTCAACACCGAACGTGTGGATCATATTTATCAGGATCCTCACGCGGCGAACCCGAAATTCCATCTGCACTACGGCGACCTGACCGATACCTCCAACCTGACCCGTATCCTGCAGGAAGTACAGCCGGATGAAGTCTACAACCTGGGCGCGATGAGCCACGTAGCGGTCTCCTTCGAATCCCCGGAATACACCGCCGACGTTGATGCCATGGGTACGCTGCGTCTGCTGGAAGCAATCCGCTTCCTCGGCCTTGAGAAGAAAACTCGCTTCTACCAGGCATCCACCTCCGAGCTGTACGGCCTGGTGCAGGAAATCCCACAGAAAGAGACCACGCCGTTCTACCCGCGCTCTCCGTATGCGGTAGCAAAACTGTACGCCTACTGGATCACCGTGAACTACCGTGAATCCTACGGCATGTACGCCTGTAACGGCATCCTGTTCAACCACGAATCTCCGCGTCGCGGCGAAACCTTCGTGACCCGCAAAATCACCCGCGCTATCGCCAACATCGCGCAGGGTCTGGAGTCTTGCCTGCACCTCGGCAACATGGATTCCCTGCGTGACTGGGGCCATGCCAAAGACTACGTGAAAATGCAGTGGATGATGCTGCAGCAGGAACAGCCAGAAGACTTCGTGATTGCGACCGGCGTGCAGTACTCCGTTCGTCAGTTCGTTGAAATGGCAGCGGCACAGCTGGGCATTAAACTGCGCTTCGAAGGTACCGGCGTGGAAGAGAAAGGTATCGTGGTTTCCGTGACCGGCCACGACGCACCGGGCGTGAAGCCAGGCGACGTGATTGTCCAGGTTGACCCGCGCTACTTCCGTCCTGCTGAAGTGGAAACCCTGCTGGGCGACCCAACCAAAGCGCACGAGAAGCTGGGCTGGAAACCAGAAATAACTCTGCAGGAAATGGTTTCCGAGATGGTAGCCAAAGATCTTGAAGCAGCGAAAAAACACTCCCTGCTCAAGTCTCATGGCTACGAGGTTGCCATCGCGCTGGAGTCCTGAGAATGACAAAACAACGTATTTTTGTCGCCGGTCATCGCGGAATGGTGGGTTCCGCGATTGTTCGCCAGCTCGAACAGCGCGGTGACGTGGAAGTGGTTGTCCGCACGCGCGACGAGCTGAACCTGCTCGACAGCCGCGCGGTACAGGACTTCTTTGCTAACGAACGCATTGACCAGGTGTATCTGGCGGCGGCGAAGGTGGGCGGCATTGTCGCTAACAACACCTACCCGGCGGATTTCATCTACGAAAACATGATGATCGAGAGCAACATCATTCACGCGGCGCATCTGCACAACGTGAATAAGCTGCTGTTCCTCGGATCGTCCTGTATTTACCCGAAAATGGCAAAACAGCCGATCGCCGAGAGCGAACTGCTGCAGGGCACGCTGGAAGCGACCAACGAGCCGTACGCGATTGCCAAGATTGCCGGGATCAAGCTGTGCGAGTCCTACAACCGTCAGTACAACCGCGACTATCGTTCGGTGATGCCGACCAACCTGTACGGACCGCACGACAACTTCCACCCGAGCAACTCGCACGTGATCCCGGCGCTGCTGCGCCGCTTCCACGAGGCGACCGCCGAGAACGCGCCGGACGTGGTGGTGTGGGGCAGCGGTACGCCGATGCGTGAATTCCTGCACGTGGACGACATGGCTGCCGCCAGCATTCACGTGATGGAGCTGGATCGCGAGGTGTGGCAGGAGAACACCGAGCCGATGCTGTCGCACATCAACGTCGGTACCGGCGTGGACTGCACCATTCGCGAGCTGGCGCAAACCATCGCGCAGGTAGTGGGCTACAAAGGCCGCGTGGTGTTTGACGCGACGAAACCGGACGGCACGCCGCGCAAGCTGCTGGACGTGACCCGTCTGCATCAGCTGGGCTGGTATCACGAGGTGTCACTGGAGCAGGGGCTGGCCAGTACCTACCAGTGGTTCCTGGAAAACCAGCACCGCTTCCGGGGGTAACAATGTTTTTAAGTCAGGAAGATTTTGCCACGGTAGTGCGTTCGACTCCGCTCATCTCAATTGATTTGATCGTGGAGAACGAACGCGGCGAGTTCTTGCTGGGGAAACGAACCAACCGTCCTGCACAGGGCTTCTGGTTCGTGCCCGGCGGGCGCGTGCAGAAGGATGAGACGCTCAGCGATGCGTTTGAGCGTCTCACTCTGGCGGAACTGGGCCTGCAGCTGCCGATGGCAGCGGGCCAGTTTTACGGGGTCTGGCAGCACTTCTATGACGATAACTTTTCAGGCACCGGGTTCACCACGCACTACATCGTGCTGGGGTTCCGCCTGAAGGTGAGTGAGGCAGACCTGCGTCTGCCTGATTCTCAGCATGACGACTACCGCTGGCAGACGCCAGAGGCGCTGCTTGCCAGCGACAATGTGCATGACAACAGTCGTGCCTATTTCCTGGCCGAACGTCAGGCCGAGGTGCCGGGCATATGAAGATCCTCGTATACGGAATCAACTACTCGCCGGAATTAACCGGCATCGGTAAATATACCGGCGAGATGGTCGAGTGGATGGCGAGCCAGGGACATGACGTGCGGGTCATTACCGCGCCGCCGTACTACCCGGAGTGGAAAGTCGGGGAGCGCTACTCAAGCTGGCGCTACCGTCGCGAAGAGGGCGCAGCGACCGTCTGGCGCTGCCCGCTGTATGTGCCTAAGCAGCCCTCGACGCTGAAGCGGTTAATTCATCTGGGCAGCTTTGCCCTGAGCAGTTTCTTCCCGCTGATGGCGCAGCGTCGCTGGAAGCCGGATCGCATCATCGGCGTGGTGCCGACGCTGTTTTGCACGCCGGGCATGCGCCTGCTGGGCAAACTCTCCGGCGCGCGCACTCTGCTGCACATTCAGGATTATGAAGTTGACGCCATGCTGGGCCTGGGGATGGCAGGCAAAAGCAAGGGCGGCAAGGTGGCGAAGCTCGCCAGCGCGTTTGAGCGCAGCGGCCTGCACAACGTGGATTACGTCTCGACTATCTCGCGCTCGATGATGAATAAGGCGCAGGAGAAGGGCGTTCCGGCAGAGAAGGTGATCTTCTTCCCGAACTGGTCCGAAGTGGCGCGTTTTCGCGATGTAACTGAGCAAGACGCTCAGGCCCTGCGCGCGCAGCTCGGTTTGCCTGAAGATCAAAAAATCATTCTTTACTCAGGCAACATCGGCGAAAAACAGGGGCTGGAGAGCGTGATTGAAGCGGCCCAGCTGCTGAGTGAACATCCGTGGACGTTTGTGATTGTCGGGCAGGGCGGTGGAAAGGCGCGGCTGGAAAAAATGGCCGGGGAACGCGGCCTGACCAACGTGAAATTTTTCCCGCTTCAGTCTTACGAGGCATTGCCTGCGCTGCTGAAGATGGGCGACTGCCATCTGGTGGTGCAAAAACGCGGCGCCGCGGACGCGGTGCTGCCGTCCAAGCTGACCAACATTCTGGCAGTGGGCGGTAACGCGGTGATCACGGCAGAAGCCGAAACAGAATTAGGCCAGCTGTGCGACAGCTATCCGGGGATTGCCGTGTGCGTGGAGCCGGAATCGGTCCCGGCGCTGGTAACCGGAATTGAGAAGGCACTTGCCATGCCAAAAGTGAACACGGTGGCACGTGAATATGCCGAACGCACGCTCGAGAAAGAGAACGTGCTGAGCCAATTTATTGCAGATATACGGGGATAAATCATGAGTCAAACCACTTTGTATCCGGTTGTGATGGCTGGTGGCTCTGGTAGCCGGTTGTGGCCGCTGTCCCGCGTGCTCTATCCAAAACAGTTCCTCTGCCTGAAAGGGGATCTCACCATGCTGCAGACGACGGTAAACCGTCTGCACGGCGTGGAGTGTGAAAGCCCGGTGGTGATTTGTAACGAACAGCACCGCTTTATTGTTGCCGAGCAGCTGCGCCAGCTGAATAAGCTCACCGAAAACATCATCCTGGAGCCTGCCGGACGCAATACCGCGCCCGCGATCGCTCTGGCGGCGCTGGCAGCAAAACGCAGCAGCCCGGACTGTGACCCGCTGATGCTGGTCCTGGCGGCAGACCACGTTATCCAGCAGGAAGACGCGTTCCGCGACGCGGTGCGTGCGGCGATCCCTTACGCCGAGAGCGGCAAGCTGGTGACCTTCGGCATCGTGCCGGATCTGCCGGAAACCGGCTATGGCTATATTCGTCGCGGCAGCGTGACGCCGGGTGAAGGCGACAGCGTGGCGTTTGACGTGGCGCAGTTTGTTGAAAAACCGAATCTGGAAACCGCGCAGGCGTATGTCGCCAGCGGGGAGTATTACTGGAACAGCGGGATGTTCCTGTTCCGCGCCGGACGCTATCTGGAAGAGCTGCGCAAATACCGCCCGGATATTCTGGACGCCTGCGAGAAAGCCATGGCGGTGGTGGACCCGGATCTCGACTTCATCCGCGTGGATGAAGAGGCGTTCCTCGCCTGCCCGGAAGAGTCCATTGACTATGCGGTGATGGAACGTACGGCGGACGCCGTCGTGGTACCGATGGATGCGGGCTGGAGCGATGTCGGCTCCTGGTCCTCCCTGTGGGAGATCAGCGCCCATACCCCGGAGGGTAACGTCCACCACGGCGATGTTATTAGCCACAAAACGGAAAACAGCTACGTCTACGCCGAATCCGGCCTGGTGACCACGGTCGGGGTGAAGGATCTGGTGGTTGTCCAGACCAAGGACGCCGTGCTGATTGCCGACCGTAATGCCGTGCAGGACGTTAAAAAAGTGGTGGAGCAGATCAAGGCCGATGGCCGCCACGAGCACCATATTCACCGCGAAGTGTACCGTCCGTGGGGGAAATATGACTCCATCGACTCCGGTGACCGCTATCAGGTGAAACGCATCACCGTGAAGCCGGGCGAGGGGCTGTCGGTGCAGATGCACCATCACCGCGCCGAGCACTGGGTGGTGGTCGCGGGTACCGCTAAAGTCACCATCGACGGTGAAGTCAAACTGCTCGGTGAAAACGAGTCCATTTATATTCCGCTGGGGGCGACGCACTGTCTGGAGAACCCGGGGAAAATTCCTCTCGACTTAATTGAGGTGCGCTCCGGCTCGTATCTGGAAGAGGACGATATCGTGCGCTTCCAGGACCGCTACGGGCGGGTGTAGCACTCTGCATTATGCCCGGTGGCGCTGTGCTTACCGGGCCTGCGAATGACAAAAAAATCAATTTGGCCATTACGTGGTCAGGGCCGACTGTTGCCTGAAAAAGGGGTCATCATGGAAAAATTAACCTGTTTTAAAGCCTACGATATTCGCGGCAAGCTGGGCGAAGAGCTGAATGAAGACATCGCGTGGCGCATTGGCCGCGCGTACGGCGAATATTTAAAACCGCAGACCATCGTGCTGGGCGGCGATGTGCGTCTGACCAGTGAATCCCTCAAGCTGGCCCTGGCGAAAGGGCTGCAGGACGCGGGCGTGGACGTGCTGGATATCGGCCTTTCCGGGACCGAGGAAATTTACTTTGCCACCTTCCACCTGGGCGTGGACGGCGGTATCGAAGTGACGGCCAGCCACAACCCGATGGACTACAACGGGATGAAGCTGGTGCGCAAGGGCGCCCGTCCTATCAGCGGCGACACCGGCCTGCGCGACGTGCAGCGCCTGGCGGAAGCCAACGACTTCCCGCCGGTGAACGACGCGAAGCGCGGCAGCTACAAAAAAATCAACCTGCAGAAAGAGTACATCGACCACCTGCTGGGCTACATCAACGTGGCGAACCTCAAGCCGCTGAAGTTGGTCATCAACTCCGGTAACGGCGCGGCCGGCCCGGTGGTGGATGCGCTGGAAGCCCGCTTTAAGGCGCTGAACGTGCCGGTGACCTTCATCAAGGT
This region of Enterobacter asburiae genomic DNA includes:
- the wcaD gene encoding colanic acid polymerase WcaD; its protein translation is MSRSIRICSYLLLPLIYLLVNVKIAQLGESFPITIVTFLPVLLLLYVDKINLKKLMIALGLGTGLTLFNYIFGQSLDASKYVTSTMLFVYIVIIIGMVWSIRFKTISPHNYRKILRFFYIAVALIVMLAALEMAQIILTGGSSLMEIISKYLIYSNSYVLNFIKFGGKRTTALYFEPAFFALALISIWLSIKQFGIKTPKTDAMILAGIVLSGSFSGVMTFILFYLLEWAFQYLNKDAIKKKLPLAIISLTVFMVGVIFAFPYISERLGDLGTEGSSSYYRIIGPLVMVGYSLTHIDGVVRFGSLYEYVASFGIFNGADVGKTIDNGLYLLIIYFSWFAVLLTLWYLFKVFKMMINAFGDNQNFRVQLYLFTPVSLFFTGSIFSPEYAFLIVCPFILRKALNITNV
- the wcaE gene encoding colanic acid biosynthesis glycosyltransferase WcaE gives rise to the protein MFLSVITVAFRNYEGVVKTWRSLRNLARDPSLTFEWIVVDGGSNDGTAEFLEKLNGEFNLRYISEKDKGIYDAMNKGINMAQGRYAIFLNSGDIFHEDVALFARQLARQKEDAMYIGDALLDFGDGHKVCRSAKPGWYIYHSLPASHQAIFFPVKGLKKQPYDLQYKVSSDYALAASLYKSGYPFRRIKGLVSEFSMGGVSTSNNLELCQDAKNVQRKILRVPGFWAELSYLLRLRTTGKTKTLYNKA
- the wcaF gene encoding colanic acid biosynthesis acetyltransferase WcaF, giving the protein MQDLKGFSVPKGFRGGNGIKVQLWWAVQATLFAWSPQIMYRWRAFLLRLFGAKIGKNVVIRPSVKITYPWKLTLGDYAWVGDDAVLYTLGEITIGANSVVSQKCYLCTGSHDFMSQHFDITASPVVIGEKCWLATDVFVAPGVSVGDGTVVGARSSVFKSLPANKICRGNPAVVIRERVETKSLVK
- the gmd gene encoding GDP-mannose 4,6-dehydratase, which gives rise to MSKVALITGVTGQDGSYLAEFLLEKGYEVHGIKRRASSFNTERVDHIYQDPHAANPKFHLHYGDLTDTSNLTRILQEVQPDEVYNLGAMSHVAVSFESPEYTADVDAMGTLRLLEAIRFLGLEKKTRFYQASTSELYGLVQEIPQKETTPFYPRSPYAVAKLYAYWITVNYRESYGMYACNGILFNHESPRRGETFVTRKITRAIANIAQGLESCLHLGNMDSLRDWGHAKDYVKMQWMMLQQEQPEDFVIATGVQYSVRQFVEMAAAQLGIKLRFEGTGVEEKGIVVSVTGHDAPGVKPGDVIVQVDPRYFRPAEVETLLGDPTKAHEKLGWKPEITLQEMVSEMVAKDLEAAKKHSLLKSHGYEVAIALES
- the fcl gene encoding GDP-L-fucose synthase: MTKQRIFVAGHRGMVGSAIVRQLEQRGDVEVVVRTRDELNLLDSRAVQDFFANERIDQVYLAAAKVGGIVANNTYPADFIYENMMIESNIIHAAHLHNVNKLLFLGSSCIYPKMAKQPIAESELLQGTLEATNEPYAIAKIAGIKLCESYNRQYNRDYRSVMPTNLYGPHDNFHPSNSHVIPALLRRFHEATAENAPDVVVWGSGTPMREFLHVDDMAAASIHVMELDREVWQENTEPMLSHINVGTGVDCTIRELAQTIAQVVGYKGRVVFDATKPDGTPRKLLDVTRLHQLGWYHEVSLEQGLASTYQWFLENQHRFRG
- a CDS encoding GDP-mannose mannosyl hydrolase, coding for MFLSQEDFATVVRSTPLISIDLIVENERGEFLLGKRTNRPAQGFWFVPGGRVQKDETLSDAFERLTLAELGLQLPMAAGQFYGVWQHFYDDNFSGTGFTTHYIVLGFRLKVSEADLRLPDSQHDDYRWQTPEALLASDNVHDNSRAYFLAERQAEVPGI
- the wcaI gene encoding colanic acid biosynthesis fucosyltransferase WcaI; translation: MKILVYGINYSPELTGIGKYTGEMVEWMASQGHDVRVITAPPYYPEWKVGERYSSWRYRREEGAATVWRCPLYVPKQPSTLKRLIHLGSFALSSFFPLMAQRRWKPDRIIGVVPTLFCTPGMRLLGKLSGARTLLHIQDYEVDAMLGLGMAGKSKGGKVAKLASAFERSGLHNVDYVSTISRSMMNKAQEKGVPAEKVIFFPNWSEVARFRDVTEQDAQALRAQLGLPEDQKIILYSGNIGEKQGLESVIEAAQLLSEHPWTFVIVGQGGGKARLEKMAGERGLTNVKFFPLQSYEALPALLKMGDCHLVVQKRGAADAVLPSKLTNILAVGGNAVITAEAETELGQLCDSYPGIAVCVEPESVPALVTGIEKALAMPKVNTVAREYAERTLEKENVLSQFIADIRG
- the cpsB gene encoding mannose-1-phosphate guanyltransferase, with amino-acid sequence MSQTTLYPVVMAGGSGSRLWPLSRVLYPKQFLCLKGDLTMLQTTVNRLHGVECESPVVICNEQHRFIVAEQLRQLNKLTENIILEPAGRNTAPAIALAALAAKRSSPDCDPLMLVLAADHVIQQEDAFRDAVRAAIPYAESGKLVTFGIVPDLPETGYGYIRRGSVTPGEGDSVAFDVAQFVEKPNLETAQAYVASGEYYWNSGMFLFRAGRYLEELRKYRPDILDACEKAMAVVDPDLDFIRVDEEAFLACPEESIDYAVMERTADAVVVPMDAGWSDVGSWSSLWEISAHTPEGNVHHGDVISHKTENSYVYAESGLVTTVGVKDLVVVQTKDAVLIADRNAVQDVKKVVEQIKADGRHEHHIHREVYRPWGKYDSIDSGDRYQVKRITVKPGEGLSVQMHHHRAEHWVVVAGTAKVTIDGEVKLLGENESIYIPLGATHCLENPGKIPLDLIEVRSGSYLEEDDIVRFQDRYGRV